A stretch of Alphaproteobacteria bacterium DNA encodes these proteins:
- a CDS encoding inorganic phosphate transporter — protein sequence MTFIRWLAVTPMPIENANIPPKKTSPEFFFGNTTRLPVAIAVGFLLVVAFVIHLMSDQMEYSLILVVSAVFGGYMALNIGANDVANNVAPAVGSKALTLAGALIIAGVFEAAGAFIAGGSVVKTISKGIINPAMLADEQVFIFLMLSALLAGALWINLATMVGAPVSTTHSIVGAVMGAGMAAAGVSIVNWPTMATLAASWIISPVLGGGFAAFIYWAILRLILEQ from the coding sequence GTGACATTCATTAGATGGTTGGCTGTAACACCTATGCCCATTGAAAATGCAAATATCCCCCCGAAAAAAACTAGTCCAGAATTCTTTTTTGGTAACACCACCCGCCTTCCGGTAGCTATTGCCGTAGGCTTTTTGCTGGTGGTTGCGTTTGTGATTCATTTGATGTCTGATCAGATGGAATATAGCCTTATTCTGGTGGTTTCTGCGGTATTTGGTGGCTATATGGCGCTAAATATTGGCGCTAATGATGTGGCAAATAACGTAGCTCCCGCTGTAGGATCCAAAGCTTTGACGCTGGCCGGTGCGCTGATTATTGCAGGCGTCTTCGAGGCCGCAGGGGCGTTTATTGCTGGCGGAAGTGTTGTCAAAACTATCTCTAAAGGCATTATCAACCCCGCGATGCTTGCGGATGAACAGGTATTTATATTTTTAATGCTCTCAGCGCTTTTGGCAGGGGCGTTGTGGATTAATCTTGCCACCATGGTTGGCGCGCCGGTTTCGACCACCCATTCTATTGTGGGTGCGGTGATGGGCGCGGGCATGGCTGCCGCAGGGGTAAGTATTGTAAACTGGCCAACCATGGCCACTCTTGCTGCTAGCTGGATTATTTCTCCTGTTTTGGGTGGCGGATTCGCTGCCTTTATTTATTGGGCAATATTGCGACTGATATTGGAACAAGA